The following coding sequences lie in one Spinacia oleracea cultivar Varoflay chromosome 1, BTI_SOV_V1, whole genome shotgun sequence genomic window:
- the LOC110785466 gene encoding 17.4 kDa class I heat shock protein-like, with protein sequence MSLIPSFFSGRRSNILDPFSLDIWDPSEGFPFNTSITAAPNTTNSTSGNAMSFANTRIDWRETPEAHVFKADLPGLKKEEVKVEVEDGKVLQISGERSRESQEENDKWHRLERSSGRFMRRFRLPENAKMDEIKANMEHGVLTVTVPKMQEKQPEIKSIDVSG encoded by the coding sequence atgtCGCTGATTCCGAGTTTTTTCAGTGGACGTCGATCAAACATATTAGACCCCTTTTCTCTAGACATATGGGACCCATCTGAGGGTTTTCCCTTCAACACGTCAATCACAGCTGCCCCAAACACCACAAACTCAACCTCCGGGAACGCAATGAGCTTCGCCAACACCCGCATCGACTGGAGGGAGACACCGGAGGCGCACGTGTTCAAGGCGGATCTTCCAGGGTTAAAGAAAGAGGAGGTGAAGGTTGAGGTTGAAGATGGAAAAGTGCTGCAGATTAGTGGAGAGAGAAGCAGGGAGAGTCAGGAAGAGAACGACAAGTGGCACCGTCTGGAGCGTAGCTCTGGACGGTTTATGAGGAGGTTTAGGCTACCTGAAAATGCGAAGATGGATGAGATTAAGGCTAATATGGAACATGGGGTGCTTACTGTTACAGTTCCTAAGATGCAGGAGAAGCAGCCTGAGATCAAGTCCATCGACGTTTCTGGTTAA
- the LOC110785509 gene encoding 17.8 kDa class I heat shock protein-like → MSLIPSFFGNRRSNVFDPFSLDMFDPFHDFPFNTTSQSLSITGGDTAAFVNTKIDWKETQDAHVFKADLPGLKKEEVKVEVEDGKVLQISGERNREQEEKNDKWHRVERSSGKFLRRFRLPENTKMEEIKANMENGVLTVTVPKMEEKKPEVKSIDISSV, encoded by the coding sequence ATGTCGCTAATTCCTAGCTTTTTCGGAAACCGACGGAGCAACGTCTTCGACCCATTCTCTCTAGATATGTTTGATCCCTTTCACGACTTCCCCTTCAATACCACCTCTCAGTCCCTCTCCATTACCGGCGGCGACACTGCTGCGTTTGTGAACACCAAAATTGACTGGAAAGAGACTCAGGATGCTCATGTTTTCAAGGCGGATTTACCCGGACTGAAAAAGGAGGAGGTGAAGGTTGAGGTGGAAGATGGAAAGGTGCTTCAGATCAGCGGAGAGAGAAACAGGGAGCAGGAGGAGAAGAATGACAAGTGGCACCGTGTTGAGAGGAGTTCTGGAAAGTTCTTAAGGAGGTTCAGGCTGCCGGAAAATACGAAGATGGAGGAGATCAAGGCAAATATGGAGAATGGTGTTCTGACTGTGACCGTGCCTAAAATGGAAGAGAAGAAGCCTGAGGTCAAGTCAATTGACATTTCTTCTgtctaa